In Nocardia sp. NBC_00403, one DNA window encodes the following:
- a CDS encoding DUF4272 domain-containing protein, with the protein MPGIEEILPIQFRNPVELAKRTLALHALLGVIFHPNPKEISEWIRAEHFLHELTEREKWVFSLTELPEEDMLWKQAAMQSNLLTWRAESLYVLLWASGDISSLLEPSERMDGSLVADRLPALGEPLQPFIRKAELRPRQEILAELHYYFFLNHFVENIYEQCGEIVDGLDPLLVAERCHALHWISCAGQSEWDADQE; encoded by the coding sequence ATGCCCGGAATCGAGGAGATTCTTCCTATCCAATTCCGCAATCCCGTCGAGTTGGCTAAGCGAACGCTTGCTCTACATGCACTGCTCGGCGTAATCTTCCATCCGAATCCAAAAGAAATCTCAGAATGGATCAGGGCGGAGCATTTTCTGCACGAATTGACAGAGCGAGAAAAATGGGTATTTTCACTGACCGAGTTGCCTGAAGAGGATATGCTGTGGAAGCAAGCGGCGATGCAATCGAATCTGCTGACTTGGAGAGCCGAGTCCCTGTACGTCCTGCTGTGGGCTTCAGGAGACATTTCGAGCCTGCTCGAACCCAGTGAAAGAATGGACGGCTCACTGGTCGCCGACCGCTTGCCGGCGCTGGGCGAACCCTTGCAACCATTCATCCGAAAAGCTGAACTGCGTCCCAGGCAGGAGATACTCGCGGAACTGCATTACTATTTCTTTCTCAATCACTTTGTGGAGAATATATATGAGCAATGTGGAGAAATTGTCGACGGCTTGGACCCTCTGCTGGTAGCAGAACGGTGCCATGCTCTGCATTGGATTTCATGTGCTGGCCAATCGGAATGGGACGCCGACCAAGAATAG
- a CDS encoding AAA family ATPase: MQAWQGSQAGVLPEAVTAALDDVATTLNGRGVVVICGFPGSGKSTAATYLAARVRAIVLDKDSFAPRLEQDVMRALGSDPFDRDSEVYRSVVSPGVYDGLIRMGLGIGSRHPVVLDAPFLSVIREAAVAGLRLGQHLRERTRTPNSRVVQTIWLDSTATQVKERMIDRGAERDAPKLADWDAYRSTVLDSGLREIAHAVVDVVIGN; encoded by the coding sequence GTGCAGGCATGGCAAGGTAGTCAGGCGGGTGTGCTCCCAGAGGCAGTGACGGCCGCGCTGGATGATGTGGCCACGACACTGAACGGGCGGGGCGTTGTTGTGATCTGTGGGTTCCCTGGTTCTGGCAAGTCGACGGCCGCAACGTATCTCGCCGCTCGGGTGCGTGCGATTGTGTTGGACAAGGACAGTTTCGCGCCGCGTCTCGAGCAGGATGTGATGCGCGCATTGGGTAGCGATCCGTTCGATCGTGACAGCGAGGTGTACCGGTCGGTGGTATCGCCGGGGGTCTACGACGGCCTGATCCGCATGGGGTTGGGAATCGGGAGCCGTCACCCTGTGGTCCTGGATGCGCCGTTCCTGTCGGTGATTCGCGAAGCAGCCGTGGCCGGGTTGCGATTGGGGCAGCACCTGCGGGAGCGAACCCGGACACCGAATTCGCGTGTAGTGCAAACGATATGGCTCGACAGTACGGCTACGCAGGTCAAGGAGCGGATGATCGACCGCGGCGCCGAGCGCGACGCGCCGAAGCTCGCCGACTGGGATGCCTACCGGTCTACCGTCCTCGACAGCGGTTTACGCGAGATCGCGCACGCTGTCGTTGATGTTGTAATCGGCAACTGA
- a CDS encoding dihydrodipicolinate synthase family protein has translation MAILTPFQTDGRIDFAALGDYLDLLAAAGVRSILVNGTTAEFASLTDTERRSVVEYCRGRWPGELITHIGSTAIGEAIALAHHAHDHADRLAAISPYFFADAPETGVEQYFTDLITTTTLPVVLYNFPRHTQNPLSPDLVARLAARFPQLCGIKASGKDRAITQAFKARCPHLQVFVGNDRIGAQIAEIGVDGVVTGAGGPVAELPVAELPVAIAAAARAGDQARADSLQRNFDLYSNTRKSLPFTDIAFAKAALAQRLPGFPLTHAAAAVGHDGRTVSTGSWLHARHHDRYPRLHLSRPTRPHSAASDLRRQLPITTSTTACAISRKPLSRTVDR, from the coding sequence GTGGCGATCCTGACACCGTTCCAAACCGACGGCCGCATCGACTTCGCGGCACTGGGCGACTACCTGGACCTACTCGCCGCCGCCGGTGTCCGATCAATCCTGGTCAACGGAACCACCGCCGAGTTCGCTAGCCTCACCGACACCGAACGGCGCTCGGTCGTGGAGTACTGCCGTGGTCGGTGGCCCGGCGAGCTGATCACCCACATCGGCTCCACCGCGATCGGTGAAGCCATCGCACTGGCGCACCACGCCCACGATCACGCAGACCGGCTTGCCGCGATCAGCCCCTACTTCTTCGCCGATGCCCCCGAAACCGGAGTCGAGCAGTACTTCACCGACCTCATCACGACCACGACACTGCCGGTGGTGCTCTACAACTTCCCACGCCACACCCAGAACCCCCTGAGCCCGGATCTGGTGGCGCGGTTGGCCGCCCGGTTCCCGCAACTGTGCGGGATCAAGGCCTCCGGAAAGGACAGGGCGATCACCCAAGCTTTCAAGGCCCGCTGCCCGCATCTCCAAGTGTTCGTCGGCAACGACCGCATCGGCGCGCAGATAGCCGAGATCGGTGTCGACGGCGTTGTCACCGGCGCGGGCGGCCCGGTCGCCGAGCTACCGGTCGCCGAGCTACCGGTCGCCATCGCAGCCGCCGCCCGCGCCGGAGATCAAGCCCGCGCCGACTCCTTGCAACGCAACTTCGACCTCTACAGCAACACCCGCAAATCCCTTCCCTTCACCGATATCGCCTTCGCCAAAGCCGCACTCGCGCAACGCCTTCCCGGCTTCCCCCTCACACATGCGGCCGCCGCTGTCGGCCACGACGGCCGAACAGTATCAACAGGTTCGTGGCTTCATGCGCGACATCATGATCGATATCCTCGACTCCATCTGAGCCGACCAACCAGACCGCACTCCGCCGCGAGCGATCTTCGCCGTCAGTTGCCGATTACAACATCAACGACAGCGTGCGCGATCTCGCGTAAACCGCTGTCGAGGACGGTAGACCGGTAG
- a CDS encoding acetyl-CoA carboxylase biotin carboxyl carrier protein, whose translation MMNHIEAEKSGVVESILVENGQPVEFDQPLFTIV comes from the coding sequence ATGATGAATCACATCGAGGCCGAGAAGAGCGGCGTGGTGGAGTCGATCCTGGTCGAGAACGGCCAACCGGTCGAATTCGACCAACCCCTGTTCACCATTGTTTAG
- a CDS encoding class I SAM-dependent methyltransferase gives MEKVPSRTAMMAAAGRAAHLIVDREPHLFQDTVAEALLGARAAELVGYHRKFGDHPILSGTRTQVNIRSRYTEDRLSASFTQYVILGAGLDTFAYRSPLARAIAVYEVDHPATQSWKQELLTAAGLDTAAVEFVGVDFEVADLAAGLVAHGFAPDQQALVSWLGVSMYLTESAIAATLVSLGQLAPGTELIMEYALPPELRDEPGRVYAEFALGATAQQGEPWLSVFTPEQLTLLLERHGFAVAEHVSQREAVDAALWQRRDALHPADLCRLVRATVRQ, from the coding sequence ATGGAAAAAGTTCCGAGCCGGACCGCGATGATGGCGGCGGCCGGTCGTGCGGCGCACCTGATCGTCGATCGCGAGCCGCATCTGTTCCAGGACACTGTCGCGGAGGCGCTGCTCGGCGCGCGCGCCGCCGAACTCGTCGGCTATCACCGCAAGTTCGGCGATCACCCGATACTCAGCGGCACTCGTACCCAGGTCAACATCCGCAGTCGTTACACCGAGGACCGATTGTCGGCCAGCTTCACTCAATACGTGATTCTCGGCGCGGGTCTGGACACTTTCGCCTACCGCTCACCGCTGGCCCGAGCGATCGCAGTCTATGAGGTCGACCATCCTGCTACCCAGAGCTGGAAGCAGGAGTTGCTGACAGCCGCGGGACTGGATACCGCAGCGGTGGAATTCGTCGGAGTGGACTTCGAAGTGGCCGATCTTGCCGCCGGGTTGGTTGCGCACGGATTCGCCCCGGATCAGCAAGCATTGGTGAGCTGGCTCGGCGTATCCATGTACCTGACCGAGTCCGCGATAGCAGCGACACTCGTCTCGCTGGGCCAGCTCGCTCCGGGCACCGAGCTCATCATGGAATACGCACTCCCGCCCGAACTACGTGACGAACCAGGCCGCGTCTACGCGGAATTCGCACTCGGGGCCACCGCGCAACAGGGCGAGCCGTGGCTCAGCGTCTTCACACCGGAGCAGCTGACACTATTGCTCGAACGCCATGGTTTCGCAGTGGCCGAACACGTTTCACAACGCGAGGCCGTCGATGCAGCACTCTGGCAGCGCCGGGATGCACTGCACCCCGCCGATCTGTGCCGACTCGTGCGGGCAACTGTCCGACAATGA
- a CDS encoding tyrosine-type recombinase/integrase encodes MPPPGCNCLVFSASWGMGASSDIDVTFAGDDLVLRLACAAYLARFTGSSRTHCGSDLRLYFRWCTEHHLLPLAVVRTEIERYVRWMQETRRYKPSTVARRTAVVTGFYRTCVIDGVIDHSSAEYVRRPRVSNESPTLGLSHLQFEALLTAARDSANRFDFALVAMLGLLGLRIFEACKSDADDIGEEHGHRVLRVVGKGSKLVLILLPPAVGRAIDRATGARDHGPILLNTRGRRMDRHCATRRLRRLAQDSAMRLPRMHPHMLRHTFVTTMLDAGVDLRDVQIAARHADPRTTMRYDRTRTNLDRHPTTSSPPTWPQAHDNSTHAPADERSNRPFDPWVHAAELALAGACVGVSENRLRAKMSRTITPER; translated from the coding sequence ATGCCGCCACCAGGGTGCAATTGCCTGGTCTTCTCGGCATCGTGGGGCATGGGTGCCTCATCGGATATCGACGTCACCTTCGCCGGTGACGATCTCGTACTGCGGCTGGCCTGCGCGGCCTATCTGGCTCGATTCACGGGGAGCTCTCGTACACACTGCGGATCCGACCTACGCCTGTACTTCCGCTGGTGCACCGAACACCACCTCCTGCCGCTAGCAGTGGTTCGGACCGAGATCGAACGGTACGTGCGATGGATGCAAGAGACCCGCCGGTACAAACCCTCCACCGTCGCCCGCCGCACCGCAGTAGTGACCGGGTTCTACCGCACCTGCGTCATCGACGGCGTCATAGACCACTCGTCGGCCGAGTACGTCCGCCGCCCCCGAGTATCGAACGAGTCACCGACACTGGGACTCTCACACCTGCAGTTCGAAGCACTGCTCACCGCGGCTCGTGATTCAGCCAACCGGTTCGACTTCGCGCTCGTAGCGATGCTCGGGCTGCTCGGGTTGAGGATCTTCGAGGCATGTAAGTCCGATGCCGACGATATCGGCGAAGAACACGGCCACCGCGTACTGCGGGTCGTCGGCAAGGGCTCGAAGCTCGTCCTGATCCTGTTACCGCCAGCGGTCGGGCGAGCCATCGACCGCGCTACTGGCGCCCGCGACCACGGACCGATCCTGCTCAACACCCGAGGGCGGCGCATGGATCGTCATTGCGCCACAAGACGGCTGCGGCGCCTGGCCCAGGATTCAGCGATGCGCCTGCCACGCATGCACCCGCACATGCTGCGCCACACCTTCGTCACCACCATGCTCGACGCCGGAGTCGACCTACGCGATGTTCAGATCGCTGCTCGCCACGCCGACCCGCGCACCACCATGCGCTACGACCGCACCCGCACGAACCTCGACCGCCACCCAACTACATCCTCGCCGCCTACATGGCCTCAGGCACATGACAACTCAACACACGCACCTGCCGATGAGCGGTCGAATCGGCCCTTTGATCCCTGGGTTCACGCAGCAGAACTGGCACTGGCAGGGGCGTGCGTCGGTGTGTCCGAGAATAGGCTTCGGGCAAAGATGAGCAGGACCATTACACCCGAGCGTTAG
- a CDS encoding DUF3558 domain-containing protein, translated as MSRTTTRSISVATMALGAALLLAGCGPASNDSTSAPSTPNNTVTSANAVTATTAAPTSVPAPATTVASESTTAAPGTDTDRPAGSWNPCDTPDSALASAGLNVASEQPISNPGFPTEKSCKWKTADNALEFYVTAYGMPVGELRQTGKYVDFSSVTVAGRKSQQFRAAQDTHKLGCYIAVPASFGGDILLLASRIWNPQGGTDGFNSCDDAQRIANSLVNHIP; from the coding sequence ATGAGTCGTACGACAACGCGATCGATCAGCGTCGCAACGATGGCACTCGGTGCCGCACTGCTGCTTGCCGGATGTGGTCCCGCCTCGAACGACAGCACGTCCGCGCCGAGCACCCCGAACAACACGGTCACCTCGGCCAATGCAGTCACCGCGACCACAGCGGCGCCGACATCGGTTCCAGCCCCGGCGACGACCGTCGCGTCCGAGTCCACGACGGCGGCGCCGGGCACCGACACGGATCGGCCCGCCGGCAGCTGGAACCCTTGTGACACTCCCGATTCCGCGCTCGCGAGTGCGGGCTTGAACGTCGCCAGCGAGCAACCGATCTCGAATCCCGGCTTCCCCACCGAGAAGTCCTGCAAATGGAAGACCGCCGACAACGCGCTCGAGTTCTACGTCACGGCCTACGGCATGCCGGTAGGTGAGCTGCGCCAGACCGGTAAGTACGTCGACTTCAGTTCGGTCACGGTGGCCGGCCGTAAATCTCAGCAATTCCGTGCGGCGCAAGACACTCACAAGCTCGGGTGCTACATCGCGGTACCAGCGTCTTTCGGTGGTGACATTTTGCTCTTGGCGTCACGAATCTGGAACCCTCAGGGCGGCACCGACGGATTCAACTCCTGCGACGATGCCCAGCGCATCGCCAACTCCCTGGTCAACCACATACCCTGA
- a CDS encoding S1 RNA-binding domain-containing protein: MRLGEILSGTVTAIESFGVFVALDDGPPHPLYPGVGFITIPELSWRRFEAASDVVQVGQRVSGEFLQFDTWNAEARLSLRAMQPDPFHAFAECTTVGRELHGHVTKLVPFGVFVQVADGIEGLIHRRDPTLTPDDVVQIGDDVMVVVTHVDREKRQLFLSRQTTGQL; this comes from the coding sequence TTGCGGCTCGGCGAGATCCTTTCCGGCACCGTCACAGCGATTGAATCGTTCGGCGTGTTCGTGGCGTTGGATGATGGCCCCCCGCATCCGCTCTACCCGGGCGTCGGGTTCATCACGATCCCAGAATTGTCCTGGAGACGTTTCGAAGCGGCTTCCGACGTTGTTCAGGTCGGGCAGCGCGTTTCCGGTGAATTCCTGCAGTTCGACACCTGGAATGCCGAGGCCAGGCTGTCTCTGCGAGCAATGCAGCCCGACCCCTTCCATGCCTTTGCCGAGTGCACCACCGTCGGCAGAGAACTACATGGGCACGTCACCAAGCTGGTGCCGTTCGGCGTCTTTGTCCAAGTGGCGGATGGGATCGAGGGGCTGATTCATCGCCGAGACCCCACCCTGACGCCGGACGATGTCGTCCAGATCGGGGACGATGTCATGGTCGTTGTCACCCATGTCGATCGGGAAAAACGTCAGCTGTTCCTCTCCCGACAAACCACCGGTCAGCTCTGA
- a CDS encoding LysE family translocator, with the protein MIETTAVLGVAATELGMVLTPGPNMMYLVSRTISQGRRAGLVSLSGVAVGFMVYLVAATVGITAIFAVVPGLYLSMKLVGAAYLAYLAWKTLRGGISVFEPSDLPADSTRRLFSMGLVTNLLNPKIAIIYMALIPQFVTPEQGRVWLQSLLLGAVQIGIALTVNGLIVLGAATIAAFLTGRPLRMRAQRWVTGTMLGVVAVLLATDRTRPVPA; encoded by the coding sequence ATGATCGAAACCACGGCGGTGTTGGGAGTGGCCGCGACCGAGTTGGGAATGGTGCTGACGCCGGGCCCGAACATGATGTATCTGGTGTCGCGCACCATATCGCAGGGACGGCGAGCGGGTCTGGTATCGCTATCGGGTGTGGCCGTCGGGTTCATGGTGTATCTCGTGGCCGCCACCGTCGGGATAACCGCGATCTTCGCGGTGGTGCCGGGGTTGTATCTGAGCATGAAGCTGGTCGGCGCAGCTTATCTGGCGTACTTGGCGTGGAAGACGTTGCGCGGCGGAATCTCTGTGTTCGAGCCCTCCGATCTGCCCGCCGACTCCACGCGCAGGCTCTTCAGCATGGGGCTGGTCACCAACCTGCTCAATCCCAAGATCGCGATCATCTACATGGCGTTGATCCCGCAGTTCGTGACCCCAGAACAGGGGCGAGTCTGGTTGCAGAGCCTGCTGCTGGGCGCAGTGCAGATCGGTATCGCGCTGACGGTCAACGGCTTGATCGTGCTGGGAGCCGCCACAATCGCAGCGTTCCTGACCGGCCGCCCGCTCCGGATGCGGGCACAACGCTGGGTCACCGGCACAATGCTCGGCGTCGTCGCCGTTCTACTAGCTACCGACCGGACCCGCCCGGTTCCGGCCTAG
- a CDS encoding transposase: MRPRDLVGKTRRQLASELITEVATLDKKIKTADKQLTELLAETGTSAMNLYGIGPSGAARLLGDIHRFPNAGRSASWNGTAPIDASSGDHQRHRLSRTGNRRINRVLHIMAIVQLRNDTPGRAYYRRKLAAGKTPMEALRCLGRHLSDVVCKQLLRDAHQRSGASPGGHSGASLTSSAADSTPTIDTSDKSLPEPATSETTPQTTVLLT, encoded by the coding sequence GTGCGGCCACGCGACCTGGTCGGCAAGACCCGCCGCCAGCTCGCATCCGAGCTGATCACCGAAGTCGCTACGCTGGACAAGAAAATCAAAACCGCGGACAAACAGCTCACCGAACTACTCGCCGAAACCGGCACCAGCGCGATGAACCTCTACGGCATCGGCCCTTCGGGAGCGGCACGACTGCTCGGCGACATCCACCGGTTCCCCAACGCTGGCCGGTCCGCCTCCTGGAACGGCACCGCCCCCATCGATGCCTCCAGCGGCGACCACCAACGACATCGCTTGTCCCGCACCGGGAACCGGCGAATCAACCGGGTCCTGCACATCATGGCCATCGTGCAATTACGCAACGACACACCGGGCCGCGCCTACTACCGGCGCAAACTCGCCGCCGGGAAAACACCGATGGAAGCACTACGCTGCCTCGGACGACACCTATCCGACGTGGTCTGCAAACAACTCCTCCGCGACGCCCACCAACGCTCAGGGGCGAGCCCGGGAGGACATTCGGGGGCGTCTCTGACATCCAGCGCGGCCGACTCAACCCCAACGATCGACACTTCGGACAAGTCACTTCCCGAACCCGCCACCAGCGAGACTACGCCCCAAACAACCGTCCTCTTGACATAG
- a CDS encoding DUF6374 family protein yields MIMPELSRLEWARMNLDQVRTQLLAAACGTRFLTPEQLECAAGNSKRACGSTTRRSAPRCPTHP; encoded by the coding sequence ATGATCATGCCGGAACTCTCTCGCCTGGAATGGGCTCGCATGAATCTCGATCAGGTGCGCACCCAGCTGCTCGCAGCGGCCTGCGGCACCCGGTTCCTAACCCCGGAACAGCTGGAGTGCGCCGCGGGAAACTCGAAGAGGGCTTGCGGGTCTACGACGAGGAGATCGGCCCCGCGGTGCCCGACGCATCCCTAG
- a CDS encoding PadR family transcriptional regulator — protein sequence MGKQITEMLKGTLEGIVLAILSVRAAYGYEITAWLREQGFSDIAEGTIYALLVRIEKRGLVDVEKIPSEKGPPRKVYSLNAQGQEYLDEFWRTWSFLSQRLEQLHEGGK from the coding sequence GTGGGCAAGCAGATAACGGAGATGCTCAAGGGCACGTTGGAGGGCATCGTCCTCGCGATCTTGTCCGTGCGGGCCGCGTACGGCTACGAGATCACCGCGTGGCTGCGGGAGCAGGGCTTCTCCGACATCGCCGAGGGCACCATCTACGCCCTGCTCGTGAGGATCGAGAAAAGGGGCCTCGTGGACGTGGAGAAGATCCCGTCGGAGAAGGGTCCGCCGCGCAAGGTGTATTCCCTCAACGCGCAGGGACAGGAATATCTCGACGAGTTCTGGAGGACCTGGAGCTTCCTCTCGCAACGTCTCGAACAGCTCCATGAAGGAGGCAAATGA
- a CDS encoding DUF1048 domain-containing protein — protein sequence MTMDISKLTSKVIGDIGDKKRWRQYKARKEQLPASYRTAVDALERYLMVLGPGGSTAIFEDLIDLFEQSAADRTPIREVIGEDPVEFIETFARNYQEDSWKDRERKRLTDAIERAAGEDTGNRR from the coding sequence ATGACCATGGACATCTCGAAGCTCACCTCGAAGGTGATCGGCGACATCGGCGACAAGAAGCGGTGGCGGCAGTACAAGGCGCGCAAGGAACAGCTTCCCGCGAGCTATCGCACGGCAGTCGATGCCCTCGAGCGGTACCTGATGGTCCTCGGGCCCGGAGGCAGCACTGCGATTTTCGAGGACCTCATCGATCTGTTCGAGCAGAGCGCGGCGGACCGAACCCCGATCCGCGAGGTCATCGGGGAGGACCCCGTGGAGTTCATCGAGACGTTCGCGCGGAACTACCAAGAGGACTCGTGGAAAGACCGCGAGCGGAAACGGCTGACCGACGCTATCGAGCGCGCCGCCGGCGAAGACACCGGAAACCGAAGGTAG
- a CDS encoding ABC transporter ATP-binding protein yields MTTQHAPAIHVQGLEKSYKDLHVLRGVNFDVARGSIFALLGSNGAGKTTVVKILSTLLKADAGTASVNGFDVATHPANVRESFSLTGQFAAVDEILSGRENLVLVAHLRRVEDPGTVADDLLERFSLTDAATRKVSTYSGGMRRRLDIAMSLIGNPPVIFLDEPTTGLDPQARIEVWKAVKALAEHGTTVLLTTQYLDEAEQLADRIAILHKGRIIVNGTLAELKQLHPPAKVEYVEKQPTLEEVFLALVGDEGNDGDTGNAAAPARMSKEQR; encoded by the coding sequence ATGACGACACAACATGCTCCGGCGATCCATGTGCAGGGCCTGGAGAAGTCCTACAAGGACCTGCATGTGCTGCGCGGCGTGAACTTCGACGTGGCGCGGGGCAGTATCTTCGCCCTGCTCGGCTCCAACGGGGCAGGCAAGACCACCGTCGTGAAAATCCTGTCGACGCTGCTGAAAGCCGACGCCGGGACGGCCAGCGTCAACGGCTTCGACGTCGCCACCCACCCGGCGAACGTGCGGGAGTCCTTCAGCCTCACCGGACAGTTCGCCGCCGTCGACGAAATCCTCAGCGGGCGGGAGAATCTCGTGCTGGTCGCCCACTTGCGGCGCGTCGAGGACCCGGGCACGGTCGCCGATGACCTGCTCGAGCGTTTCTCGCTGACCGACGCGGCCACGCGGAAGGTATCGACGTATTCGGGCGGCATGCGCCGCCGCCTCGACATCGCCATGAGCCTCATCGGGAACCCGCCGGTCATCTTCCTCGACGAGCCGACGACCGGGCTCGACCCCCAAGCGCGCATCGAGGTGTGGAAGGCCGTCAAGGCACTCGCCGAGCACGGCACCACGGTGCTGCTCACAACGCAGTATCTGGACGAAGCCGAACAACTCGCCGACCGGATCGCGATCCTGCACAAGGGCCGGATCATCGTGAACGGCACCCTCGCCGAACTCAAGCAACTGCACCCACCGGCCAAGGTCGAATACGTCGAGAAGCAGCCGACCCTAGAGGAGGTCTTCCTCGCCCTCGTCGGTGACGAAGGCAATGACGGCGACACCGGCAATGCCGCAGCCCCGGCACGGATGAGTAAGGAACAACGATGA
- a CDS encoding ABC transporter permease, which translates to MTTQFFGDTGYLLGRSLRHIMRSPDTIITTAITPIAMMLLFVYIFGGAIDTGSDSYVTYLLPGILLITIASGIAYTAFRLFLDMKNGIVERFQSMPIARSSILWAHVLTSLVANLISLVVVVLVALLMGFRSGAGVLAWLAVAGILALVTLALTWLAVIPGLTAKSPDGASGFSYPLIFLPFISSAFVPTDTMPGPVRAFAEHQPTTAIVNAIRDLFAQEPVGTDIWIALGWCVGILIVAYTFAMATYRRKIS; encoded by the coding sequence ATGACCACGCAATTCTTCGGCGACACCGGCTACCTGCTGGGACGGTCCCTGCGCCACATCATGCGCAGCCCGGACACCATCATCACGACCGCGATCACACCGATCGCCATGATGCTGCTGTTCGTCTATATATTCGGCGGCGCGATCGACACAGGGTCGGATTCGTATGTGACCTATCTGCTGCCCGGAATTCTGCTCATCACCATTGCTTCGGGCATTGCCTACACCGCATTCCGCCTCTTCCTGGATATGAAGAACGGCATTGTCGAGCGATTCCAGTCCATGCCGATCGCACGATCGTCCATCCTGTGGGCGCACGTGCTGACCTCGTTGGTCGCCAACCTGATCTCGCTGGTGGTCGTCGTGCTCGTCGCCCTGCTCATGGGCTTCCGCTCCGGCGCGGGAGTGCTGGCCTGGCTCGCGGTCGCCGGCATCCTGGCCCTGGTCACCCTGGCGTTGACATGGCTCGCCGTCATCCCCGGGCTGACCGCGAAGTCCCCGGACGGCGCGAGTGGATTCTCCTATCCGCTGATCTTCCTGCCGTTCATCAGCTCGGCATTCGTGCCCACTGACACCATGCCCGGCCCGGTGCGCGCCTTCGCCGAACACCAGCCGACGACCGCCATCGTCAACGCCATCCGCGACCTGTTCGCGCAGGAGCCGGTAGGCACCGACATCTGGATCGCGCTGGGCTGGTGTGTCGGCATCCTCATCGTCGCCTACACCTTCGCCATGGCCACCTATCGCCGCAAGATCTCCTGA